In a genomic window of Punica granatum isolate Tunisia-2019 chromosome 6, ASM765513v2, whole genome shotgun sequence:
- the LOC116211237 gene encoding centrosome-associated protein CEP250 isoform X1: protein MEKNKNRTDLLAAGRKKLQQFRQKKDGKGETSQGKSTKKPSKSEQLESNAVDAASKPQDIDVEAASQCVDPAVIPASSSVPPASDNSVVSEVPSVSSEIRTVAGPSSRDLDADKPISSAGQVEGESTSVGTVDGEFSSTEVPEVLDSEEKLPLISIPPSASSVAPASIDDTPGETAAADSMESTEDEESLLSHEYILVGSLKNAKGSQVGAMQEADTLGPAQFSGDGELDHGADRRAPVSELAVTSELQCFPKSTSGHVEEARYEMVQAEESSASAVLAHGCDEFSHPSSSVLEADGFSKISHECGDQEREDRTGIENSVFNECSSLNRKCDETDVNVRELKERCQDLGGQGYKGNSCEGHLESESATSTGLTVSQCADSGSISLSQLIDVVKRLGEDDYNLLLASRYFVSDGNAQRNGGAVVPECIHPSVIEQFEEELFLANITTDVLCWQLEENSKFQVGFHSCQQQFVNEISMLHNSVDAFSEKNESLTEELVLLKSELQAVISGRDDLQNQLHAKKLEAEELHERVHGLQTALEDLQQNFLSQSIELADCKSALAALQMENHKLSRDVASVTEEWNIQEEEKKNMSHVNEKLSIELAEYQNMVASFRGQLSILDDALSSATDRGNKLEEEKEGLVHENERLYTTSADSKRLLEVLQIEKDNFSESLGAVSRELEKTKEEREFFGRECERLSSELLLIKEQFSSEKEGRMRSEDELKEKIISLEKLAEENRSLGSTIDMYTAKISDLNNKQFQADSFAGDAVNQFQNFDEALINQVYGATFPVAESVLSQQTMWPPVELVGQQISAASSAFEALRGHSLELDKMLQKLEKAIEGMHSNSTYPNKSDEGTGPGISKLIQAFESKGHLSEQNQETESLMEDQSHVDPYMSSREQIRNLKMMAKQLGLDVEHATLLFSRELKHRRTTDVKVEQLGAQSEIFKEHADSIHALSIELGVLYEVIKQQLYDSEIKKTQLETVCEELKLQDIPLRAENNQLILKLKDYESKVSNLQNQLHDLQHTSGDIESFLVGQLETLQREAAESAVISQLRWTAVASEVFESVQKLEAYTSLISARTFHDVDLGRYVASSISAAIKVIEDLQEKLKCVDKDQKAFDDLYQEVNEKLLISQGKSDLAISRLHSIYDKLRELVLSSSGSMEQYAVQTEEKEVSDTLDDSNYDSLLERLRSILGERQQIGSEVIALQSKLSARMQDIQELEARCIDMDSIHRLITAVGGVLELEAAECNLSERPLRLLESLIHALFKKCAEANKHIGLSSDDMEYNRVQLTELQEKLNQSSSLNLQHEGEILILRESLTQAEEALVAARAELKEKAVELEQSEQRVSSIREKLSIAVAKGKGLVVQRDHLKQKLAETSGELEKCLKELELKEARVHEVEAKLVSYSEAGERVEALESELSYIRNSATALRESFLLKDSLLQRIEEILEDLDLPEHFHFKDIIEKVDWLARSVTGNALPPADLDQKSSVGGSYSDTGFAVMDAWREDMQPSLNPSDDLRRKYDELQGKFYGLAEQNEMLEQSLMERNNLVQRWEGLLDRINVPMHVRSVEPEEKIEWLANALSQAHHDRVSLEQKIDEIETYCNSLTSDLEDSHHRISNLQNEIDVLVRERVDLSQRLEMLTQNNEELSGKVHHFEVEKDNLLSERSQLHEELARKVEKKENAQRIEQEIRKLQDMVSEVLLDQVTEDFCSGGSNIEILAVLLKKLIEKYAAVSSDPLVSDGDVPVNRNADAAGPKLRTRETMDTEEQNQGIVVLKNKVEDALGELMQVKEQRDEFLEKNNSLIDLVGALERKRDDLQSLLDMEEQKCASVKEKLNVAVRKGKSLVQQRDVLKNTIEDLNTEVDRLKSEVNRREDALARYEQRIQELSSYPQRVGALESEISYLKNQLTEAERYWQDKEHMMGLILRTLADIDVGVQVDSSDPVEKLKQIKKMCSDLRVAAVSLEQESKKSRRAAELLLAELNEVQERNDGLQEQIAEAASEITRLSEEKDAAIFQLNDLSCYQSEEKRSIFSELTKLKSAVGLLRKVFSDFESSMTDVLSRDREILKMVETAIGSSLQQNEASDDGIRLTISSIFGALDLHKFHQENFPFAYPEADSKMLEQLDGNLLEDCSFVGNHLQDFFLGFGVLKESLKKHLAQLQEQATSLSEKLSVVCHEIVSRKESSEVTEKDIKHLISAHKEKDMAIVSLRRNMALLYEACSISLMEIENSNAALTGNSLSIEDRGVNRNATIFTSEGFSSNDHAHLSSEESVSSFADRMISAAKSLAYAKADIMEITLKELKNRVADLQKELQEKDIQKDRICMELVGQIKVAEATATGYSLDLQSTKALVLDLEKQVMAAEEQRSLLEEKVRRMQDGEVAAQELQERLRLLTKLLASKDQEIEALMQALDEEELQMDDLTKKIEELESVVQQKDLVVKDLEVSRGKALKKLSVTMSKFHELHHFSTSLLAEVEKLQIQMKEKDAEISFLRQEVTRCTNDVLAATQLSNNRDSGELFEFLTWFDSMISRVASYELDYEKTDQVQEYKELLQKRLASVVSELESLRVASENKDALLQAERSKIEELKRNELTLEKSLREKESQLNLLQGSEDSGRASGLTSEIVEIEPAINKRAVSVSTAPQVRSLRKPNNDQLAIAIDMDPGGSTRLEDEDDNKVHGFKSLATSRIVPKFTRGVTDMVDGLWVSCDRALMRQPVLRLGIIIYWAVLHALLATFIV from the exons atggagaagaacaagaacagGACTGATCTCCTCGCAGCTGGACGTAAGAAG CTTCAACAATTCCGCCAGAAAAAAGATGGAAAGGGAGAAACTAGCCAAGGAAAATCCACAAAGAAGCCCAGTAAATCAGAGCAGCTTGAGTCTAATGCAGTTGATGCCGCCTCCAAACCACAAGATATTGACGTGGAAGCTGCTTCACAGTGCGTTGATCCTGCTGTGATACCTGCATCTAGTTCAGTGCCACCTGCATCAGACAATTCAGTGGTTTCTGAAGTACCCAGTGTGTCTTCGGAAATTCGTACAGTTGCTGGGCCATCTTCGAGAGATTTAGATGCAGATAAACCCATCTCATCTGCAGGACAGGTTGAAGGAGAAAGTACTAGTGTGGGAACAGTCGATGGTGAATTTTCATCTACAGAAGTCCCTGAAGTTCTGGACTCTGAAGAGAAACTTCCTCTTATCAGTATACCCCCCAGTGCAAGTAGTGTTGCTCCAGCTAGTATTGATGATACGCCAGGGGAAACAGCTGCTGCGGACAGCATGGAGAGTACAGAAGATGAGGAGTCATTGCTCTCgcatgaatatatattggtTGGATCCTTGAAAAATGCGAAGGGATCTCAG GTAGGGGCAATGCAAGAAGCTGATACTTTGGGTCCAGCTCAATTTAGTGGAGATGGTGAGCTGGACCATGGCGCAGATAGAAGGGCCCCAGTGTCCGAACTTGCAGTGACTTCAGAACTGCAATGTTTCCCCAAGTCAACCTCAGGACATGTTGAAGAGGCAAGATATGAAATGGTCCAAGCAGAAGAGTCTTCTGCATCAGCTGTTCTTGCTCACGGCTGTGATGAGTTTTCCCATCCTTCCTCATCTGTGCTTGAAGCAGATGGATTTTCGAAAATTAGTCACGAATGCGGAGATCAGGAGAGGGAAGATAGAACTGGTATTGAGAACTCGGTCTTTAATGAATGTAGTAGTTTAAATAGGAAATGTGATGAAACCGATGTGAACGTCAGAGAACTCAAAGAGCGATGTCAAGATTTGGGTGGTCAAGGATATAAAGGCAATAGCTGTGAAGGCCATTTGGAAAGTGAAAGTGCAACATCAACTGGGTTAACTGTATCCCAGTGTGCCGATTCTGGCTCGATTAGCCTTTCCCAACTCATAGATGTGGTAAAGAGACTTGGAGAAGATGACTATAATTTACTGCTGGCATCCAGATATTTTGTTTCTGATGGAAATGCCCAGAGAAATGGTGGCGCAGTGGTTCCAGAGTGCATCCATCCAAGTGTCATCGAGCAGTTTGAAGAAGAATTATTTTTGGCTAATATCACAACAGATGTGCTTTGCTGGCAACTTGAGGAAAATTCCAAGTTTCAGGTGGGATTTCATAGCTGTCAGCAGCAGTTTGTTAATGAGATTTCCATGCTTCATAATTCAGTAGATGCATTTAGTGAGAAGAATGAGAGCCTAACTGAGGAGCTTGTATTGTTGAAATCTGAACTTCAGGCTGTTATTAGTGGGAGAGATGATCTCCAAAACCAGCTGCATGCTAAGAAGTTGGAAGCTGAGGAACTTCATGAGAGAGTACATGGACTCCAGACTGCTCTGGAAGATTTACAGCAGAATTTTTTGAGTCAGTCCATTGAATTAGCTGATTGCAAGAGTGCATTAGCAGCACTTCAGATGGAAAACCATAAACTAAGCAGGGATGTTGCATCTGTTACTGAGGAGTGGAACATACAGgaggaggaaaagaaaaacatgtcCCATGTAAATGAGAAGCTGTCCATTGAATTAGCTGAGTACCAGAATATGGTAGCCAGTTTCAGGGGACAACTTTCAATATTAGATGATGCTCTTTCTTCAGCGACAGATAGAGGCAACAAACTTGAGGAAGAGAAGGAAGGCCTTGTGCATGAAAATGAGAGGCTATACACTACTTCAGCTGATTCCAAGCGTTTGCTCGAGGTATTGCAGATTGAGAAAGACAACTTCTCAGAGAGCCTTGGCGCAGTGTCAAGGGAGCTGGAAAAGACCAAGGAGGAGCGGGAGTTTTTCGGTCGTGAGTGTGAGAGACTCTCATCCGAGCTTCTTCTCATTAAGGAGCAGTTTTCCTCAGAAAAGGAAGGGCGCATGCGGAGTGAGGATGaactgaaagaaaaaataattagccTTGAAAAGCTTGCAGAGGAAAACAGGTCTCTCGGCAGCACCATAGATATGTATACAGCCAAGATAAGTGACTTAAATAACAAGCAATTCCAAGCAGATTCGTTTGCTGGGGATGCTGTTaaccaatttcaaaattttgatgaaGCCCTCATAAACCAAGTCTATGGAGCTACCTTTCCAGTAGCCGAGTCAGTATTGAGTCAGCAGACAATGTGGCCTCCTGTTGAGCTTGTTGGTCAGCAAATCTCCGCTGCTTCCTCTGCATTTGAAGCTCTGAGGGGACACTCATTGGAACTTGATAAGATGCTGCAGAAACTTGAAAAGGCGATTGAGGGGATGCATTCTAATTCCACATACCCAAACAAGTCAGATGAAGGGACTGGGCCTGGGATATCAAAACTGATCCAAGCCTTTGAGTCGAAGGGACATCTCAGTGAGCAAAACCAAGAGACAGAGTCTTTAATGGAAGATCAGTCACATGTAGATCCATATATGTCATCGAGGGAGCAAAtcagaaatttgaaaatgatGGCTAAGCAATTGGGTCTTGATGTCGAGCATGCTACTCTGCTGTTCAGTAGAGAGCTTAAGCACAGGAGGACCACAGATGTCAAAGTTGAGCAGCTGGGGGCTCAAAGTGAGATCTTCAAGGAACATGCGGACTCTATCCATGCACTCAGCATTGAGCTTGGAGTTTTGTACGAAGTGATAAAGCAACAACTGTATGACAGTGAAATCAAGAAAACTCAGCTTGAGACTGTATGTGAAGAACTTAAGCTGCAAGATATCCCTCTAAGAGCAGAAAACAATCAGCTTATTTTGAAGCTTAAAGATTATGAATCCAAAGTTAGCAATTTGCAAAATCAGTTGCATGACTTGCAGCACACTTCAGGGGACATTGAATCTTTCTTGGTTGGACAATTGGAAACTTTGCAAAGAGAGGCAGCTGAAAGTGCAGTGATAAGCCAGCTAAGGTGGACAGCTGTCGCTTCTGAAGTTTTTGAATCAGTTCAGAAGCTTGAGGCCTATACGTCATTGATATCAGCTCGAACTTTTCATGATGTGGATTTGGGTAGATATGTGGCTTCTTCCATTAGTGCGGCTATCAAGGTGATTGAAGACTTGcaggaaaaattgaaatgtgTTGACAAAGATCAGAAAGCATTTGACGACCTGTACCAAGAAGTGAATGAGAAATTGCTTATTTCGCAGGGAAAGAGTGACTTGGCTATTAGTAGACTGCACAGCATCTATGATAAGCTTAGAGAACTTGTGTTGTCCTCATCTGGGTCCATGGAACAATATGCGGTacaaacagaagaaaaagaagtgtCAGATACTCTAGATGACAGTAATTATGACTCTCTTTTGGAAAGACTGAGAAGTATTCTGGGTGAGAGGCAGCAAATTGGGTCTGAAGTTATTGCCCTTCAGTCCAAGCTATCTGCTAGAATGCAGGATATCCAGGAATTGGAAGCCAGATGCATTGATATGGATTCAATTCATAGGTTGATAACAGCTGTTGGAGGTGTACTGGAGCTGGAGGCAGCAGAATGCAATTTGAGTGAACGCCCACTTCGCCTTTTGGAGTCACTTATTCATGCTCTATTTAAGAAATGTGCAGAGGCAAATAAGCATATTGGTCTTTCCAGTGATGATATGGAATATAACAGGGTGCAATTAACAGAATTGCAGGAAAAGTTGAACCAATCAAGCTCTTTGAATCTTCAGCATGAGGGTGAAATCCTTATTCTGAGGGAAAGCTTGACCCAGGCTGAAGAAGCCCTTGTTGCTGCTCGAGCAGAACTAAAGGAGAAGGCTGTTGAACTGGAGCAATCAGAACAGCGAGTATCTTCTATCAGAGAAAAGCTGAGCATAGCAGTTGCTAAGGGGAAAGGTTTAGTTGTACAACGAGATCATCTAAAGCAGAAACTTGCAGAGACATCCGGTGAACTTGAAAAATGCTTGAAGGAGCTAGAGTTGAAAGAAGCTAGAGTCCATGAGGTTGAGGCTAAACTGGTGAGTTATTCAGAGGCAGGTGAGCGTGTGGAAGCTCTGGAATCTGAACTCTCATACATCCGCAACTCAGCTACAGCTTTAAGGGAGTCATTTCTTCTGAAAGATTCATTGCTGCAAAGGATAGAAGAGATTTTGGAAGATCTTGATCTGCCTGagcattttcatttcaaaGACATAATTGAAAAAGTGGATTGGTTAGCAAGATCAGTCACTGGAAATGCTTTGCCTCCTGCTGATTTGGATCAGAAGAGCTCAGTGGGAGGTTCATACTCAGATACTGGTTTTGCAGTCATGGATGCCTGGAGAGAAGACATGCAGCCAAGCTTGAACCCAAGTGATGACCTGCGAAGAAAATATGATGAACTGCAGGGTAAATTTTATGGGTTGGCCGAGCAAAATGAGATGCTTGAGCAATCATTGATGGAAAGGAACAATTTGGTGCAGAGATGGGAAGGACTTCTGGACAGGATCAATGTGCCTATGCATGTGCGGTCTGTAGAGCCAGAGGAGAAGATTGAGTGGCTGGCCAATGCACTTTCTCAGGCTCACCATGATAGAGTGTCTCTTGAGCAGAAGATTGATGAAATTGAAACATATTGTAATTCACTCACCTCTGATCTTGAAGATTCTCACCATAGAATATCAAACCTTCAGAATGAGATTGATGTTCTTGTGCGTGAGAGAGTGGATCTCTCTCAAAGATTGGAGATGTTGACCCAGAATAATGAGGAACTTTCTGGTAAGGTCCATCATTTCGAGGTTGAGAAAGACAATCTGCTGTCTGAAAGGAGTCAATTGCATGAAGAATTAGCTCGGAAGGTTGAAAAAAAGGAGAATGCCCAGAGAATTGAACAGGAGATACGAAAGTTGCAAGATATGGTTAGTGAAGTGTTGCTTGATCAGGTTACAGAGGATTTCTGTTCTGGTGGCTCAAATATTGAGATCTTGGCTGTATTGCTGAAGAAACTTATTGAGAAATATGCTGCTGTTTCTTCTGATCCCTTGGTTTCAGATGGAGATGTACCTGTTAATAGGAATGCTGATGCAGCTGGCCCCAAACTAAGAACAAGAGAGACAATGGACACAGAGGAACAGAACCAGGGGATTGTGGTGTTGAAGAACAAGGTAGAGGATGCTTTGGGGGAATTGATGCAGGTGAAGGAGCAGAGAGACGAGTTCTTGGAGAAGAACAACTCCTTGATCGATCTAGTTGGAGCTCTAGAGAGGAAACGTGATGATTTGCAAAGCCTACTTGACATGGAAGAGCAGAAATGTGCTTCTGTTAAAGAGAAGCTGAATGTTGCTGTTAGGAAAGGAAAGTCCTTGGTGCAGCAGCGCGATGTTTTGAAAAATACCATTGAAGATTTGAACACTGAAGTTGATAGGTTGAAATCTGAGGTCAACCGCAGGGAAGATGCTCTTGCCAGGTATGAGCAAAGGATCCAGGAGCTGTCCTCTTACCCACAGAGAGTGGGTGCTCTTGAATCTGAGATTTCTTATTTGAAGAATCAGTTAACAGAAGCTGAGCGCTATTGGCAAGATAAAGAACACATGATGGGCTTGATTTTAAGAACTTTGGCAGACATTGATGTAGGAGTGCAAGTTGATTCTAGTGATCCTGTTGAgaaattaaaacaaattaagaaaatgtgCTCTGACTTGCGGGTGGCTGCGGTATCCCTTGAACAGGAGTCAAAGAAGTCAAGAAGAGCTGCAGAGCTACTACTTGCAGAGTTGAATGAAGTTCAAGAGAGAAATGATGGTCTGCAAGAGCAGATAGCAGAAGCAGCCTCTGAAATTACCAGACTTTCTGAGGAAAAAGATGCAGCTATTTTTCAATTGAATGATTTATCATGTTATCAGTCAGAGGAAAAAAGGAGCATCTTTTCAGAGCTTACGAAGTTGAAGTCTGCAGTAGGGCTGCTCAGGAAGGTCTTCTCTGATTTTGAAAGTTCAATGACTGATGTTCTGTCACGTGACAGAGAGATCCTTAAAATGGTAGAAACAGCAATTGGGTCAAGTCTACAGCAAAATGAGGCTAGTGATGATGGGATAAGGCTGACTATCTCCAGCATTTTTGGGGCTTTAGATCTCCATAAATTTCATCAG GAGAACTTCCCATTCGCCTATCCTGAGGCAGACTCCAAGATGTTGGAGCAGCTTGACGGGAATCTTCTCGAAGACTGTAGTTTTGTTGGAAATCACCTGCAAGACTTCTTTTTAGGATTTGGGGTTCTCAAGGAAAGTTTGAAAAAACACTTGGCGCAATTGCAAGAACAAGCTACCAGTCTTTCTGAAAAATTGAGTGTTGTTTGCCATGAAATAGTCTCTAGAAAGGAGTCATCTGAAGTAACGGAGAAAGATATAAAACATCTTATATCAGCtcataaagaaaaagacatGGCAATTGTTTCCTTGCGTAGGAACATGGCCTTGCTCTATGAAGCATGCTCTATTTCTCTCATGGAAATTGAAAACAGCAATGCTGCATTGACTGGTAACAGTTTGTCCATCGAAGATCGGGGAGTTAACAGGAATGCAACAATATTTACCTCTGAAGGATTTTCTTCTAATGATCATGCTCATCTCTCCTCTGAGGAGTCTGTCAGTAGTTTTGCAGACAGAATGATCTCAGCAGCAAAGTCTTTAGCTTATGCCAAAGCTGACATTATGGAAATTACCctaaaggagttgaagaacaGAGTtgcagatttgcagaaagaGCTTCAAGAGAAGGACATCCAGAAGGATAGGATTTGCATGGAGCTTGTCGGTCAAATCAAAGTAGCTGAAGCTACTGCAACGGGTTACTCGTTAGATCTTCAATCAACGAAAGCTCTTGTGCTTGATTTGGAGAAGCAGGTAATGGCAGCGGAGGAACAACGGAGCTTATTGGAGGAAAAGGTGCGGAGAATGCAAGATGGGGAAGTGGCTGCTCAAGAGTTACAGGAGAGGCTCAGATTGCTGACAAAATTGCTGGCTTCGAAAGACCAAG AAATTGAGGCCCTGATGCAAGCACTTGATGAGGAGGAGTTGCAGATGGATGATTTGACGAAAAAGATTGAAGAGCTGGAGAGTGTCGTACAACAGAAGGATCTGGTTGTGAAGGACCTAGAAGTATCTCGGGGAAAGGCTCTGAAAAAGCTTTCTGTAACTATGAGTAAATTTCATGAGCTTCACCATTTCTCCACTAGTCTTCTTGCTGAGGTTGAGAAGCTTCAAATacaaatgaaagaaaaggatGCCGAGATATCTTTCTTAAGGCAAGAGGTCACTAGGTGCACCAATGATGTTCTTGCTGCAACACAGTTGAGCAACAATAGAGATTCGGGGGAGTTATTTGAGTTCTTGACATGGTTCGATAGCATGATCTCCCGGGTGGCGTCATACGAACTTGATTATGAGAAAACTGATCAAGTACAGGAGTACAAGGAGCTGCTTCAGAAGAGGTTGGCATCTGTTGTATCTGAGTTGGAGAGTTTGCGTGTTGCATCTGAAAACAAGGATGCATTGTTGCAAGCTGAGAGAAGTAAAATAGAGGAGTTGAAGCGGAATGAACTAACTCTTGAAAAGTCTTTACGTGAGAAGGAATCACAATTGAATTTGCTCCAAGGCTCTGAAGATTCTGGACGTGCAAGTGGCTTGACTTCTGAAATTGTGGAAATTGAACCAGCG ATTAACAAGAGAGCAGTCTCTGTCTCCACTGCTCCTCAAGTTCGTAGCTTAAGGAAACCTAATAACGACCAACTTGCAATTGCCATTGACATGGATCCAGGCGGCAGTACTAGGttagaagatgaagatgataaTAAAG TTCATGGATTCAAGTCCCTTGCAACATCAAGAATTGTCCCAAAATTTACGAGAGGCGTGACAGACATGGTTGATGGGTTGTG GGTTTCTTGCGATCGGGCATTGATGCGGCAACCTGTTTTGCGGCTTGGTATAATCATCTATTGGGCTGTATTACATGCACTACTTGCTACTTTCATTGTATAA